The genomic region AGGCGACATTAGATTCTGGCTGCAGCTAGTACTGTTAATTTTTAATTCTAATTGTAATCCTAAGAATATGAAATTGAGTGTGTTATTATTTTCGTTTTTTTTGGTTAGCCGACTATCAGCCTCGACCGAAAACCATGTTTTATACACAAATGACTTAGATGCTCCTCAATATATATTTTTTGGGTTAGAAGAGCCTTATAAAGAACATTTGGGGCATTGGGTGCCCATGAGGGTTTATGAAATTCCTTCCAATAGTAAAATAGCTATCAGTGTTCTACGGCTTTCTTATAATAAAGATAATAAAAAAATAGAAGCTACAGTTCAAATAGGACAATATTCAGATGAAGGAGGCATAAACAAAAGCCAACTTATTATAACGAGTTGGTTTTTTAAGCCGGGCAAATTTATGAAAGTTCCTGATTACGATGTAGTGGCAATTAAAGACGAGGCTCAGATAACTTGGAATTTGTTCTATAATAACGAGAAAACTCGAGCTATAACTGCAATTATACGAAATTCCAAAGACGATCTAAGAGAAGAGGTTTCTATTACAAAATCAGACGCCTACTGGTCTAATGTTACCTTGTCGCATCTACCAGAAAATTAGGATTTAGTCTAATTTCATGGTGGTATTCGCCTAAGGCAATGAAAAAATCGAAGCGCACTTAATTTTTTTGGATATTGCACAATGTCAAATAAAGTTCTAATAAACTCAGTTGTATTACTTTTATTTAGTATTCATCTAATTCAGGCTGGTGAGTATATCTGTATTTCAGGTAGTGAGAGTTCAGAAAACGATCATTTTTTCTTATCTATAAACGAAAAAAGTAGGGAATTTGGAGATCACTTGCCGGTTGCTTTATTTCGCATTCCAAAAGACAACGGGTATCTAGTTAGGGTTCTGAGTGCAAGGATAAAAAGCAATGAATTTAAATTTACTGTTGGATGATTTAAGAGAAGCGAAGAAGGCAATTCTATAGTCAAATTAACCGATTGGTCTACTAAGAGGTATCTGAATTTAAGTGATACAGATGAATTAGATTTTATTTACATAAATAACAAAAATAAATTAGAAATCGAGGTCGTATCAAATGGCAATGAAGTTAGCTCTATTTATCTGATTGGACGAAAAGAATTGAAGGGATTTCAGGAACTTAGCATTAGCAAGGCAGCGCCTTTATGGAAATTTAGAGATGAAGTCTTATTGAAGTTTTGAGCCGTGTATGCAGTCAAACCTAATTAGTCGATTGTGAAGATTTTTTGAATTTATCGTATATCTGGATTTAGGTACAGAGATTGCACTTGCTAGGACTAAAGAGGCGGTAAGTTATGGGCCGTTCATATTAGAACAACTCGTAGAACATTTTTCCACTATTTGGGGTAATCGGGATGTTCAATTCAACGAGGAATGGTATCTAACATTTGTTATTGGCCAATTAGATGGTGATAAATTATTTAAAGAATATTGTTGGAATAATGAGTGATCTTTAGGGAATAGTTTATTTTTAAAGTATTATGTAAAAGATCAGGATAAAGCTTACACAGACCGTCTCAATATCGCCTTGAGTTCTTCACAATACCAATAGCAAAAAATAGGTGCAAAATTAAGTTCACCTTGATGTAAGACCCTTTTTTTGAATGTGCGAAACCTATCCTATGCTTATTGCTGCTCCACAACTTGTATTTATCGCTTACGCGATGGGCAAGACAACTAGCTCTCGTCCCGTTGTTTTAGGATAATACAAGCTGCGCTTGAAATGGGGCGATCGACGGGACTTGAACCCGCGACAACCTGAACCACAATCAGGGGCTCTACCAACTGAGCTACGACCGCCATTTATTTCGAACTTAAAATTGTAATGGCTTCTGAGCCGGTTTCAATAGCAAATTCTCGTGTGCTATGATATAAGAATTTTATGAAGCCGCCGAAGCAGAATCCATCAGATAAATCAAGTGACAAAGACCCCGAAATCCAAGATTTTCTAGCTCAGCATTTATTTCTTCTTTGTATGGCTGATATCTATGGAGCTTATGCCAGCACCTTGAAGACGGATAAGCTTGGTCTAGCCATTAGTCGCCTAACTCAGATTTCGAGCGAGTTGGTCAATGAACTGGGTATTGATCCCCAAGCAGCTAAACAATTCATCGAAAAACGATGCACAGATGAAGAACAACAATCCATTAACGCGATGGAGAAAAGGTTTGGAACAAGATCAGATACCAAGCCCTACAAGAAGATTCTAGAAGCCCTGGATCCTAATTAGTCGGCACTGATAAAACCAATTCTAGAGAATTGACTCCTACAATACCTCATCTATGTCTTCCCTCTATGAGCCTAGCTTCGGTCTATTTGAAATTGAGAACTAGCTAGTCCTAGATTTTGTAGCCTTAACCAAGGGGTCTACTGTCAGTGGAATCCATTACTCCGACTATAAATTCGATCTATTAAATTGTGGTGAAGTCGAAACATTATTTGGAATATCATTTCAGTATTTATGCTCATAGGAACTTTACAACTTATAGACCCTTTCATGAATATTTTTTTGCAAAATGAGCTAAAATCTCATTCTTCTCTAGTCAGTGAGCTCTTTGACTAACTCGAGGTATTTACTGGGCAATTCGTAAAATTCTTTAAAACTAAATTCATCAGTAATATTTTTAACTATCATTCCCTATCAACTTTCACAACCTGGAAGCGAGCTGGAGGAAACATGCCGCCAGTTACGTCAGCCACTATTTCGATTGTAGTGTCTTAGCACTAACTTCTTTGAGAGAGTCGTCTTTTAAAACAAATAAAGGTGTTACTGGCTTAGTCGAAATTTGATAAAACCCCCTAGGGTCATAATACCATTTATTACTCCCTCTTTCATTTCCCCTAGACCAATGAATATCAATGATATAACTGAAATTAGGATGGGTCTCTCTGGTAAAACTTCGATCTAAATAGAAATGGTAAAACGCAGAAAAATCACTTGGATCAGTAAGCTCTTTAATTAAACCCGACTCTATCGTCTCGATAGTAACTGATTGTATGATTAAATCATCTTTTTTGGTGCAAGATACCAATAGGGTTAGAACCAATAGAAGATATTTAATCATAAAATGCTACCTCTTGCAGAACGCCAACTAGCATATCCGGTTCTAATATCGAAGGAATTATCTGAAAGTCTTTGTTGCAATAAATCACCTGCTAAATAAAAAAAGGAACAAGTAAGCATTGAGGGGAGTAGATACCACCAGAGAAACTCCAACCCCAAATATCCTTTATCCGAATTGTGGTATACTATACAGGTGAGCAATGAAGAAAATAATCCAGACATAAGTGCAAAAACCAGCGTAACTACTTCTAACGTCAAAGGTCTATGAGAGGTATTAAGCATTCTATTTAGGCCCTTAGCAACTTAGCTATTATCATCCAGTCCAAGATATCTATATCGAACTATTAAGTGAAAAGTTTTGCCCTCATTGCCGGGGGTTACACAAACTACCGAACTGCCATCCATTAATCTTATTTACCCTATGGTTCCTGCGGTTACGGATCATAGCCAAATCAGCCGGCCAGAAGCTCTAAATTGCGCTTCGGCATTCATCTAATTATACTCACTATAATTATTATTTGCGCTATTTGGGATTACCCACCTTAGCTTTTAGAGATCCACATTTGCTTAATAATCTGGAATATAATTCCAAAAGACAAGGGCATGTATTTCCGGAATGTATATTGAGCGTTTAGGGGACGAAATGTGTTAGATAGTAATCCAATAAAGAAGAAAAAATTTATGAATCCATATGATTACTCTAAAGAACACCGGCTCAGCAGTCAAACAACCGAAATAAAACTAGATTCTGAAAGGGAGATCAAGCAGCGCAGCCAGTCAACACCGCAAAATATTACCATTACCGAGACCCAGTGGCCTAATGACGAAGAGCTCATCGTTCCCACCACCAACACTATTTATCTCAGCCAAAAAATAGATGAATTTATCTTCAAACTGGGTTACACCAGTGTACACACGGTCGGAATTCTCCTACAGCTCTTGATCGATGGAAAAATCAGAATCACTTACAAAAACCACACAGAACGCCTAGAGTTGGTTGATGACAAACATCTTATGAACCGACGTGATGCCCTGGATATGTTTGAAAAATATATTGCCAAATGCCAAGGCAACCAGGACCTTACCGAAGCTGACGATGTCAGTGAAAAAGCCTATATGACCCAAAAGATCATAGTGCAAATCCCTGACGAGGCACGTAGACAATATAACCAGCGCCTGCTTGATAAGAAGTAAGCTACCACTATTAATCATTGCTTGTTAACAACTGTTCAACCAATCCATCTGTTTCTAGGAGTAAAGGACTGTGGTCACTAATTTGGTGCCTTTCTAATTCCATGACCCTAGCAGCCTTCGCATAGCGCCGTATTTTTGAAGTAACGAGAATGTAGTCAAACACATCACTAGCGAAACCATAAGTTGAATGAATGGTCAAGCGGTCCTGCCATGGAGCTCCATTCATCACATCAGAGAAACCCTTATCTAATAACCTACGAATAGACACTTCACTTTCATAGACGGGATTCAGGAGTGAGTGATTAAAATCACCTAGCACAATAATTTCATCATGCACCCAATCTACACCCACACGCTTCCAATCCCACTCGAGATATCTCATAGCTCGTTCCCGCTTTAAGCGATTATTACTCGCCAATCCCATATTGCTTTTTAAGTGCACCCCATAAACAAATAGTTTTCCTCTCTCACCTAAATTGAATTGGATTGCAATAATACCTCTCCTCGGCCTATCCCTAGTCAGTGCAAACTGGCTAAAATCAATCACCCACGACGCCTCCCAGGGCACCTGACTTAAAAAGGCAAGACTTTGGAGTGGTAGTCCAACTCCTTCGTCAGCAACCCTTGGGATATAAGTACACGCTATTTTTTTATATTTAAGGCGTTCCGGTTCTAACTTCATCAAGGTTTTGAGTGATCTTACTTCACAAAGAAATAGAAGAAAAGGTTGCTCCTCTTTTAGGACCTTCCGAACACCTTGAATTTGTGATTTTTTCTGGGATGATGTCGCATCAGGATTACCTCCAGGAAACCATTTGACATTCCAAACCATGATAGATTTTCCTATCTCATCCTCCTGGCTCTTTGACGAGAATGACTTGGCTGTCCATGTTTCAGGAGCAGAAATCATCGGCTCCTCAAAAGCGGAGGCTTGTGAAAGCAAAAGAGATAGCTTCAGATAGACTGAGATAAATCTTAATACTTGGCAGAATGGACTCGTAGCTTTTTTTATGCTTTCCATCGCTTTACACTAATAAAAATTCATACTAGCCTTACTCATTGATTCTATGAAAGTGATATTTATATAACATTTATAGAGACTGATTTTATATGGTATCTGCAAGTAGTACAAAACCAAATCGGATAGCAGTTGGACTAACAGGACTAGTTGCTCTCCTGTTCTTTTCTATTGCGCTATTCGCCTTCTTTGAATCAACTCAAAGCAAACAAGAGTTGGCTAGCTACAAAGAACAACACCGCCTCCTTATTGAAGAATACCAAGATTTATCCCTCCAAGTAGAGCAGCTTAGAACTGCGCATCAAAGCATTGAAACGTTGCTACAGCAAAACCGCAAACAGCTCTCCCAATCCGAGCAAGCGAGAATTAAATTAGAAAAGAAAAAATTCCAAGACCAGCTCGAGGCTATTGAAGAAAAGCAAAATTATATACGATTGCGTCAAAAGCTTTGGACCAGCATGCGTCAACGCTTAGCTCAGGAAATCGAATCTAGTAAGATATCTCTGCTCAAACAGGAAGATTTGTTTATTATTCGTATACCAAATGATTTTTTATTTGTTCCTGCTTCCGTAAGAATTCAAAGCGGCACACCTATTGAAACAGCAACGCCCATCGAAGATCCCGATAACGCCACAATCATTGAGAACCCCGAAGTAGCGGAAGATGAGGCATCCCTTCCACTCCCCAGTGAATCTGAACCACAGTCCGATGGTTACCCTGTTGAAATCATTCCATCACCCGCTGAGTCTTTGCTCAATAAGGTTGCTTTAATTCTCAATCACGAGCTTCCAGATATACCTGTTCTTATTGAAGGCCATACCGACAATGTTCCGATCGGGCCCGCCTTGCGCGAGCAATTCCCTAGCAACTGGGAGCTTTCTTCGGCTCGAGCTACCGCTGCTGTGCGTTATCTACAGCAGGTCGGAGAAGTTTCCCCCAGCCGTATGACAGCCATAGGCAGAGCCGACACCACCCCTATTTCTCAAAACCATCCTGATAAAGGAAATAAAGAAAATAGACGCGTTGATATTATCATCAAGCTCGATGAGCAATCACTATCTACTTTATTCTCACCACCTTCCACATCAAGCCCTGCAGATACCGTTTCCCAAATTCTAACCCCTACTTCAAACCAGACTATACCGTGAAGGACCAATAACTATTGAACCTCTTTCTCACCTCTGCTAAATCTATAAACCATGCGAATTCTAGTCCTTATATTCACGCTTATATCAAGCCCACTATGGGCAAAAGACTTAACTGCTATAGAGGCTTACAAGCTTGCCCAAAAAAAGGTCAACAAAATAGCTAAAACCAGCCTAGTGCAGATAGAGGGTAAGCCTAATTCTCCCGTCG from Verrucomicrobiota bacterium harbors:
- a CDS encoding endonuclease/exonuclease/phosphatase family protein; the protein is MESIKKATSPFCQVLRFISVYLKLSLLLSQASAFEEPMISAPETWTAKSFSSKSQEDEIGKSIMVWNVKWFPGGNPDATSSQKKSQIQGVRKVLKEEQPFLLFLCEVRSLKTLMKLEPERLKYKKIACTYIPRVADEGVGLPLQSLAFLSQVPWEASWVIDFSQFALTRDRPRRGIIAIQFNLGERGKLFVYGVHLKSNMGLASNNRLKRERAMRYLEWDWKRVGVDWVHDEIIVLGDFNHSLLNPVYESEVSIRRLLDKGFSDVMNGAPWQDRLTIHSTYGFASDVFDYILVTSKIRRYAKAARVMELERHQISDHSPLLLETDGLVEQLLTSND
- a CDS encoding OmpA family protein, with product MVSASSTKPNRIAVGLTGLVALLFFSIALFAFFESTQSKQELASYKEQHRLLIEEYQDLSLQVEQLRTAHQSIETLLQQNRKQLSQSEQARIKLEKKKFQDQLEAIEEKQNYIRLRQKLWTSMRQRLAQEIESSKISLLKQEDLFIIRIPNDFLFVPASVRIQSGTPIETATPIEDPDNATIIENPEVAEDEASLPLPSESEPQSDGYPVEIIPSPAESLLNKVALILNHELPDIPVLIEGHTDNVPIGPALREQFPSNWELSSARATAAVRYLQQVGEVSPSRMTAIGRADTTPISQNHPDKGNKENRRVDIIIKLDEQSLSTLFSPPSTSSPADTVSQILTPTSNQTIP